In Dehalococcoidales bacterium, one genomic interval encodes:
- a CDS encoding molybdopterin-dependent oxidoreductase — protein MAKRSSRLTLIIVGAACVAAACLFYFQPWQLTASQENIDWEVTVTGSRGEQKSLSYQEIVAMPSREAQGGYFTTVGVVYGPYSVRGVAVEDICKLVGGITPSDAVYVSAEDGYSMVFDYEQINGDLDTYQPGTMSVVPHEELELLLIFEQDGKPLTHADGKPLRLAVVGNADLLTEGHWWVKWVERIEVISLAGPEN, from the coding sequence ATGGCTAAGAGATCCAGCAGGTTAACACTGATTATAGTCGGCGCGGCCTGTGTCGCTGCCGCATGTCTCTTTTATTTCCAGCCGTGGCAGCTGACCGCCAGTCAGGAAAACATCGACTGGGAAGTAACCGTGACCGGTAGCCGCGGCGAGCAAAAATCTCTCAGCTATCAGGAGATTGTAGCCATGCCCAGCCGTGAAGCGCAGGGCGGTTATTTTACCACAGTCGGCGTAGTCTACGGTCCTTACTCGGTCAGGGGAGTGGCTGTTGAAGATATCTGCAAGCTGGTCGGCGGAATCACACCATCGGATGCGGTCTATGTCTCCGCTGAAGATGGGTATTCTATGGTATTCGACTACGAGCAGATCAATGGCGACCTCGATACCTATCAGCCGGGCACCATGTCTGTGGTCCCTCATGAAGAGCTGGAGTTATTGCTTATCTTCGAGCAGGATGGAAAACCTCTGACTCACGCCGACGGCAAGCCGCTAAGATTAGCGGTGGTAGGTAATGCCGACCTGCTTACCGAGGGACACTGGTGGGTAAAGTGGGTAGAACGGATAGAAGTTATTAGCCTCGCCGGTCCAGAAAATTAG